One window from the genome of Nicotiana sylvestris chromosome 9, ASM39365v2, whole genome shotgun sequence encodes:
- the LOC138877674 gene encoding uncharacterized protein: MSNVNNNNQHNLPPQDPQHQMNDPDDRTPPPSPQHSQRQSREETPNRSESNENDRVANEQALDEAFKKLIAQQVVVELLASLAMENQKQLKEQSDRIGQIPGVPHVIKGIDMNKYLQQPWKPSAAPLPILKKFKMPDIPKYDGKTDPRDHGALTWYSLLPENSTNLAELADSFIKEHSGAQKVKKRMEDIFKIKQGDSELLREFVDRFQRERMMLPRVPDNWAAMAFASNLNEKCSEATRRLKESLREFPETTWNDVYNRYNTKLRIEEDTITQSQKEEMEMRSNPNRRNPDFWCEFHNDHGYKTTDCRLLQGEVDHLLKQGYLAELFSEKGKQAYMKNRQEPPKPPSPKRTVNFIRGGEEITGVTYMAAKKVSKITVTHGKRVRHVLEEESITFDDADADGVLTPHNDTLVISLLLHDTNVKRVLIDPGSSVNIILLRMVNEMQAEDKLIPKAHTLSGFDNSSVVTKGDIILTTFTKGVVKDTKFQVVEMDMAYNMILGRLWIHEMDIVPSTLHQVIFPSQWGIRKIRGDQQTSRSIISVADSSAKNKEK; the protein is encoded by the exons ATGTCGAATGTCAATAACAATAACCAACACAATTTACCACCTCAAGATCCACAACATCAAATGAACGACCCAGACGACAGAACCCCACCTCCTTCGCCACAACATTCTCAGCGACAATCACGAGAGGAGACTCCAAACAGATCTGAATCAAATGAAAATGACAGAGTTGCAAATGAACAAGCTCTCGATGAAGCTTTTAAAAAATTAATTGCTCAACAG GTGGTGGTGGAACTCCTAGCGAGTCTCGCGATGGAGAACCAG aaacagctcaaggagcaaagcgaCCGCATAGGGCAAATACCTGGAGTACCGCATGTAATCAAGGGAATAGATATGAACAAATAtttacaacaaccttggaagccaagtgctgctcctctGCCAATTTTGAAGAAATTCAAGatgcccgatattccaaaatacgatggaaaaactgatccacgagaccac ggagcattaacatggtattctcttttacccgaaaattctacaAATCTTGcagagcttgcagattcatttatcaaagaacactcgggagctcaaaaagtcaaaaaaagaatggaggatattttcaaaataaagcaagGAGATTCAGAGCTGCTCAGAGAATTCGTAgacagattccagcgtgaaaggatgatgttgccacgtgtacctgataattgggcaGCTATGGCTTTTGCCAGTAATTTAAATGAGAAATGTtcagaagccacgagacgactcaaggaaagtctacGTGAATTTCCAGaaacaacttggaatgatgtttacaacagataCAACACGAAGTtgcggatagaagaagataccatCACTCAGTCTCAAAAAGAGGAGATG gaaatgagatcaaacccGAATAGGCGAAATCCTGATTTctggtgcgagtttcacaacgaTCATGGTTACAAAACGACAGATTGTAGATTGCTACAAGGTGAAGTTGACCACTTGTTAAAGCAAGGATATCTAGCCGAATtgtttagtgaaaaaggtaagcAAGCGTAtatgaagaacaggcaggagcccCCTAAACCTCCTTCACCAAAAAGGACTGTTAATTTTATAAGGGGAGGAGAAGAAATTACTGGCGTGACATATATGGCAGCCAAGAAAGTTTCAAAAATTACAGTCACACACGGGAAACGAGTTCGACATGTTTTGGAAGAAGAaagtattacatttgatgatgcagatgcagatggtgTACTAACCCCACACAATGACACACTAGTAATATCTTTACTTCTACATgacactaatgtgaaacgagttttgattgatccaggtagctccgtGAATATCATTTTGCTAAGAATGGTAAacgaaatgcaagctgaagataagctAATACCCAAGGCACATACCTTATCTGGTTTTGACAACTCGAGTGTCGTAACAAAAGGGGATATAATACTCACAACATTCACAAAAGGAGTTGTCAAAGACACGAAATTTCAGGTGGTAGAAATGgatatggcttacaatatgattctgGGTAGACTATGGATTCATGAAATGGATATTGTGCCATCTACCCTGCATCAAGTTATATTCCCTTCACAATGGGGAATACGAAAAATCCGTGGTGATCAACAAACATCTAGGAGCATCATCTCCGTAGCAGATTCAAGtgcaaaaaacaaagaaaaatag
- the LOC104242007 gene encoding ABC transporter C family member 5 — protein MMGINLFFNTATNSAHTVLLFSVAFQGLSFLELSSICVNLTLFLVFLFIVSAKQIYLCVGRFRFRKDDSDGNSVPGRHRSGDVEIIQSIELGRAYKASVLCCFYVLFVHVVVLGFDGVGLIRKANYRLNNWTLILFPVTQSLAWVVLSFSALYCKYKGNLKFPLLSRVWWVVSFVICLSTLYSDSRGLAIEGSSRLNFHVFANLAATPALAFLCFVAIRGVTGIEVTRNSDLQEPLLPEEEPACLKVTPYSDAGLFSLATLSWLNPLLSVGAKRPLELKDIPLLAQRDRSKTNYKILNANWEKLKAEDPSKQPSLAWAILKSFWKEAACNAIFAGVNTCVSYVGPYMISYFVDYLAGVETFPHEGYILAGIFFTAKLVETLTTRQWYLGVDILGMHVRSALTAMVYRKGLRLSSSSRQSHTSGEIVNYMAVDVQRVGDYSWYLHDIWMLPLQIILALAILYKNVGIASVATLVATIISIVATVPLARVQEDYQDKLMGAKDDRMRKTSECLRNMRILKLQAWEDRYRVMLEEMRNVEFKYLRKALYSQAFITFIFWSSPIFVSAVTFGTCILLGGQLTAGSVLSALATFRILQEPLRNFPDLVSMMAQTKVSLDRIAGFLQEEELQEDATIVVPRDITNVAIEIKDSEFCWDPSSSSPTLAGIQLKVEKGMRVAVCGVVGSGKSSFLSCILGEIPKISGEVRICGNAAYVSQSAWIQSGTIEDNILFGSPMDKAKYKAVIHACSLKKDLELFSHGDQTIIGDRGINLSGGQKQRVQLARALYQDADIYLLDDPFSAVDAHTGSELFKEYILTALAAKTVVFVTHQVEFLPAADMILVLKEGRISQCGKYDELLQAGTDFNALVSAHHEAIEAMDFSYQSSEEPEKVPSPDGSAVVTKKCDSGEKSIDSLAKEVQEGVSAADKKAIKEKKKAKRLRKKQLVQEEERERGKVSMKVYLSYMAAAYKGLLIPLIILAQTLFQVLQIASNWWMAWANPQTPGDSPRTTSLVLILVYMALAFGSSWFIFVRAVLVATFGLEAAQKLFLRMLTTVFRAPMSFFDSTPAGRILNRVSIDQSVVDLDIPFRLGGFASTTIQLIGIVGVMSKVTWQVLLLVVPMAIACLWMQKYYMSSSRELVRIVSIQKSPIIHLFAESIAGAATIRGFGQEKRFMKRNLYLLDCFARPFFCSLAAIEWLCLRMELLSTFVFAFCMVLLVSFPHGSIDPSMAGLAVTYGLNLNARLSRWILSFCKLENKIISIERIHQYCHIPSEAPSIIEPRPPLSWPEEGTIELIDLKVRYKESLPVVLHGVSCKFPGGKKIGIVGRTGSGKSTLIQALFRLLEPEAGKIIIDNIDISTIGLHDLRSRLSIIPQDPTLFEGTIRDNLDPLGEHSDLEIWQALEKSQLGEIVRQKDQKLETPVLENGDNWSVGQRQLVSLGRALLKQARILVLDEATASVDSATDNLIQKIIRTEFKDCTVCTIAHRIPTVIDSDLVLVLSDGRVAEFDSPARLLEDKSSMFLKLVSEYSSRSSGIPDF, from the exons ATGATGGGTATCAATCTTTTCTTCAACACAGCTACAAATTCTGCTCACACGGTGTTGCTATTTTCTGTTGCTTTTCAAGGCCTTTCTTTCTTGGAATTATCGTCCATCTGTGTCAACTTGACCTTGTTTCTTGTGTTTCTCTTTATTGTATCTGCTAAGCAGATATATCTATGTGTCGGTCGGTTTCGATTTCGGAAGGATGATTCTGATGGTAATTCAGTTCCTGGTAGACATAGAAGTGGTGATGTGGAAATAATACAGAGTATTGAGTTAGGTAGAGCCTATAAAGCTTCAGTTTTGTGTTGCTTTTATGTCTTGTTTGTGCATGTTGTGGTGTTAGGCTTTGATGGGGTTGGTTTGATTAGAAAGGCTAATTACAGACTGAATAATTGGACTTTAATTCTCTTTCCTGTAACTCAGAGTTTGGCTTGGGTTGTCTTGAGCTTCAGTGCCCTTTATTGCAAGTACAAAGGCAATTTGAAATTCCCATTGTTGTCAAGGGTATGGTGGGTTGTCTCTTTTGTCATTTGTTTGTCTACATTGTACTCTGATAGTAGAGGATTGGCAATAGAAGGCTCCAGCCGTTTAAATTTTCATGTCTTTGCAAATCTTGCTGCTACCCCTGCTCTTGCCTTCCTCTGTTTTGTTGCTATTAGGGGTGTCACTGGTATTGAAGTAACTAGGAACTCTGATCTTCAGGAGCCATTGCTCCCTGAAGAAGAACCTGCATGTCTTAAAGTTACTCCTTACAGTGATGCGGGCCTTTTTAGTTTGGCTACTCTTTCTTGGTTGAACCCGCTTCTTTCAGTCGGGGCAAAGAGACCGCTTGAGCTGAAGGACATTCCGCTTCTTGCGCAACGAGATCGTTCCAAGACAAATTACAAGATACTAAATGCAAATTGGGAAAAGTTGAAGGCTGAAGATCCTTCAAAGCAGCCTTCTTTAGCTTGGGCTATTCTCAAATCTTTCTGGAAGGAGGCTGCATGCAATGCGATTTTCGCAGGGGTGAACACTTGTGTTTCTTATGTGGGTCCATACATGATTAGCTACTTTGTAGACTACCTAGCAGGTGTGGAGACATTCCCTCATGAGGGATACATTTTGGCTGGAATATTCTTCACCGCAAAGTTGGTTGAGACCTTAACGACCCGGCAGTGGTATCTTGGAGTCGACATTTTGGGCATGCATGTGAGATCAGCTCTCACTGCAATGGTATATCGCAAGGGACTGAGGCTCTCGAGTTCATCTAGGCAAAGTCACACTAGTGGAGAGATTGTTAATTACATGGCAGTAGATGTTCAGAGAGTAGGCGACTATTCGTGGTATCTTCATGATATATGGATGCTGCCTCTTCAAATCATTCTGGCTCTTGctattttgtataaaaatgttGGTATTGCATCCGTGGCAACTCTAGTTGCCACCATTATTTCCATTGTTGCAACTGTCCCATTAGCTAGGGTTCAGGAAGACTATCAAGATAAACTAATGGGTGCCAAGGATGATCGAATGAGAAAGACTTCTGAGTGCCTCAGGAACATGAGGATTCTCAAGTTACAAGCTTGGGAGGATAGGTATAGAGTAATGCTAGAGGAAATGCGGAACGTGGAATTCAAGTATCTTCGAAAAGCTCTCTACTCTCAGGCTTTCATCACTTTCATTTTCTGGAGCTCCCCTATATTTGTTTCAGCTGTTACGTTTGGTACTTGCATACTGTTGGGTGGTCAGCTTACGGCAGGAAGTGTTCTTTCTGCTTTGGCGACTTTCAGGATCCTCCAAGAACCACTTAGGAATTTCCCTGACTTGGTGTCAATGATGGCTCAGACAAAAGTATCCCTTGATCGAATTGCTGGATTTCTGCAAGAGgaagagttgcaagaagatgCCACCATTGTGGTGCCTCGAGACATCACAAATGTCGCAATAGAAATTAAAGATAGTGAATTTTGCTGGGATCCGTCTTCTTCAAGTCCAACGTTGGCAGGCATACAACTAAAGGTAGAAAAGGGCATGCGTGTTGCTGTCTGTGGCGTGGTTGGCTCAGGGAAATCAAGCTTCCTTTCTTGTATCCTTGGTGAGATTCCCAAAATCTCTGGTGAA GTTAGAATATGTGGAAATGCTGCTTATGTCTCACAGTCGGCTTGGATACAATCTGGAACTATAGAAGATAATATCCTTTTTGGTAGTCCAATGGATAAGGCAAAATACAAGGCCGTGATTCATGCTTGTTCTCTGAAAAAGGACTTGGAGCTTTTCTCACATGGAGATCAGACTATAATTGGTGATAGAGGCATAAATCTTAGTGGTGGTCAAAAGCAACGTGTGCAACTTGCCAGGGCGCTCTATCAGGACGCTGATATATATTTACTTGATGATCCTTTTAGTGCTGTTGATGCACACACTGGGTCAGAATTATTTAAG GAGTACATACTAACAGCACTAGCAGCAAAAACGGTGGTTTTCGTCACTCACCAGGTTGAATTTTTGCCAGCTGCTGACATGATATTG GTCCTGAAGGAAGGTCGTATCAGTCAATGTGGAAAGTATGATGAACTTCTGCAAGCAGGGACTGACTTCAACGCTTTGGTTTCAGCTCATCATGAAGCAATTGAAGCTATGGATTTTTCGTACCAATCTTCTGAAGAACCGGAGAAAGTTCCTTCGCCTGATGGTTCTGCTGTAGTGACTAAGAAATGTGATTCAGGCGAAAAGAGTATTGACAGTCTTGCAAAGGAAGTGCAAGAAGGCGTCTCAGCTGCTGATAAGAAGGCaatcaaagagaaaaagaaagctaAAAGATTGAGAAAAAAGCAGCTTGTTCAGGAAGAGGAACGGGAGAGGGGAAAAGTTAGCATGAAAGTTTATTTGTCATATATGGCGGCCGCTTATAAGGGCTTGTTGATTCCGCTTATCATTCTTGCACAGACATTATTTCAGGTGCTTCAAATAGCTAGTAACTGGTGGATGGCTTGGGCAAATCCACAAACTCCAGGGGACAGTCCTAGGACAACTAGTTTGGTGCTTATTCTTGTTTATATGGCCCTTGCTTTCGGAAGCTCATGGTTTATCTTTGTTAGGGCAGTCCTGGTTGCTACATTTGGTCTAGAGGCTGCAcaaaaactatttttgagaatGCTGACGACTGTCTTTAGGGCTCCAATGTCTTTCTTTGACTCCACTCCAGCAGGGCGTATATTGAATCGC GTGTCGATTGATCAAAGTGTGGTTGATCTTGATATTCCTTTCAGACTTGGCGGCTTTGCTTCAACTACAATTCAGCTTATTGGTATTGTTGGTGTTATGTCAAAAGTTACCTGGCAAGTTTTACTACTTGTCGTCCCAATGGCAATTGCTTGCCTGTGGATGCAG AAATACTATATGTCTTCATCAAGGGAACTAGTTCGCATTGTTAGCATCCAAAAATCTCCAATCATCCATCTTTTTGCTGAGTCAATTGCTGGAGCTGCAACAATCAGAGGTTTTGGGCAAGAAAAGAGATTTATGAAGAGGAACCTTTATCTCTTGGATTGTTTTGCTCGGCCATTCTTCTGCAGTCTTGCAGCAATTGAATGGCTTTGCCTACGCATGGAGTTGCTCTCTACATTTGTCTTTGCTTTCTGCATGGTTTTACTAGTGAGCTTTCCTCATGGAAGTATAGATCCTA GTATGGCAGGCCTTGCCGTGACATATGGCCTAAACTTGAATGCACGCCTGTCACGATGGATACTCAGTTTCTGCAAGCTTGAAAACAAGATTATATCAATAGAAAGGATTCATCAATATTGCCATATTCCTAGTGAGGCCCCATCAATTATTGAACCTCGTCCCCCATTGTCATGGCCAGAAGAAGGAACCATTGAACTGATTGATTTAAAG GTTCGTTATAAGGAGAGTCTTCCAGTCGTGCTTCATGGTGTATCTTGCAAATTTCCTGGAGGAAAGAAAATTGGAATTGTGGGGCGCACAGGTAGTGGTAAATCTACTCTGATTCAGGCGTTATTCAGATTGCTTGAACCAGAAGCTGGAAAAATAATAATCGACAACATTGATATTTCAACAATTGGCCTTCATGACCTTCGAAGTCGTTTGAGTATAATTCCCCAAGATCCAACATTATTTGAAGGGACAATTCGTGACAACCTTGACCCCCTTGGAGAACATTCAGATCTAGAAATATGGCAG GCACTTGAGAAGTCCCAGCTTGGAGAGATTGTCAGGCAAAAAGATCAAAAGCTCGAAACACCCG TCCTGGAAAATGGAGATAATTGGAGTGTGGGCCAGAGGCAGCTTGTATCTCTTGGGCGGGCTTTACTTAAACAAGCCAGAATTTTGGTGCTTGATGAAGCGACTGCCTCGGTTGACTCAGCAACAGATAACCTCATCCAGAAGATTATTAGGACGGAGTTTAAGGACTGCACTGTTTGTACCATTGCACATCGTATCCCTACAGTTATTGACAGTGATCTGGTTCTGGTCCTCAGTGATG GTCGGGTGGCTGAGTTCGATTCGCCAGCACGACTCTTAGAGGACAAATCTTCAATGTTTCTCAAGTTGGTGTCAGAGTACTCATCAAGATCAAGTGGCATACCCGATTTTTAA